The genomic segment CCGGTCTGTGGGCCCGGCTCGGGGGCCGGGTCGCGCGCCGCCCGCGTGCGGTCTGGATCGGCACCGCGGTGGTGCTGGGCGCGATGGCGCTGGGCCTGCTGCAGTCCAACGCGGTCGGGCTGACCTCGGCCGAGCAGTTCACCACCGAGCAGCCGTCCACGGTCGCCGAAGAGGCGCTGGCCCGGCACTTCCCCGCCGGTGGGGGCCAGCCCGTCTCCGTCGTCGCCAACGCGTCGAGCGCCGAGCAGGTGAGCCGGGAACTCGCCGCCGTGCCGGGCATCAGCGAGGTCGCCCAGCCCGTGCAGAAGGGCGGTCTCGCGCTGATCGACGGCACGCTGGCCGACCCGCCCGACAGCGCGGCCGCCCAGCGTACGGTCGAACAGGCCCGGAAAACGCTGCACGCGATACCCGGCGCCGACGCCAAGGTCGGTGGCTACACCGCGGTGGTGGTCGACATCAACGACGCCAACCGGCACGACAACCGGCTGATCATTCCCCTGGTGCTGCTGGTCGTGCTGGTCATCCTGGGCCTGCTGCTGCGGGCGATCGTGGCCCCGCTGATCCTGATCGCGACGGTGGTGCTGTCGTTCGCGGCCGCGCTCGGCGTGAGCGTGCTGGCGTTCCGCTACCTGTTCGACTTCCCGGCCGAGGACACGTCGTTCCCGCTGTTCGTCTTCGTGTTCCTGGTCGCCCTGGGCATCGACTACAACATCTTCCTGATGACCCGCGTACGGGAGGAGGCGGTGCAGCACGGCACCCGGCGCGGTGCGCTGATCGGCCTGGCCGCGACCGGCGGCGTGATCACCTCGGCCGGCATCGTGCTCGCCGGCACGTTCGCCGCGCTGGCCAGCCTGCCGCTGGTCGCGTTCGTCGAGATCGGGTTCGCGGTGGCCTTCGGCGTCTTGCTCGACACGCTGATCGTGCGCTCGGTGCTGGTGACCGCGCTCAACCTGGACGTGGGCCGGTGGATGTGGTGGCCGTCGAAGCTCGACCGCGGCCCGCGAGAGGAAGACGAAACGCCGCTGTCATCATCGGAACCCGAACTCACGCACTGAGCCGTCGGCTACGCACCCTGGACGGGATCCACCTGGGGAGGCATCACCATGATCTTCATTACCGCCAAGTTCCCGGTGAAGCCGGAGCACGCGGACCGCTGGCCCGAGATCTCCCGGGCGTTCACCGAGGCCACCCGGGCCGAGCCGGGCTGCCTCTGGTTCGACTGGTCGCGCAGCCTCGACGACGCCAACGAGTACGTGCTGGTGGAGGCGTTCCGCGACGGCGACGCGGGCGCGGCCCACGTCGGGTCGGCCCACTTCCAGCAGGCCCAGCGGGATCTGCCACAGTATCTGTCGGAAACACCCAAGATCGTCAGTCAGACTGTTGATCAGGACGGCTGGTCCGAACTGGGAGAACTTGCCGTCGAATAGACGCACGGTCGTGCCCGACCGGAGGTTCACCGCACTTGAGCGCGCTTCCTACCGTGGGTCCCCCGGGATCCTGGAGGAGCAACGTGCGCGTGGCCCTGGCCGCCCTGGCGGCGGTCGTGCTGCTGGCGGCGGGCGGCGTCATCGTCTGGTCGCTGCGGTCGCCGGCGACGATCGCCCGGA from the Paractinoplanes abujensis genome contains:
- a CDS encoding putative quinol monooxygenase; this translates as MIFITAKFPVKPEHADRWPEISRAFTEATRAEPGCLWFDWSRSLDDANEYVLVEAFRDGDAGAAHVGSAHFQQAQRDLPQYLSETPKIVSQTVDQDGWSELGELAVE